GCGCCGAGTTTTGTGTGCGTGCTACCCTCGGCTCCCGGGTACCCCTTCACGCGGAGTTCCTCTTGATACGCGGCAGTTCTGGCAAGCGAAGAAATGACCAAAAATAACCCTTCCGGATTGATATTGCGACGCTGCAGCTCCGCGCCCCACTCGGCGGCGAATTCATCCAACAACTTTTTTGTTTCTTTATCCAATACGCGAAAATGTTCCGGCACGTTTGCTGAAACGCGAAAAAATGCGCCGTTAATAACCCGTTCCGCGCGGCCACTCCCAAGCGCGTGCTCAATATCCGCTTCGGTCTGCATCACCGGCGCGTCCTTCCACCATTCGGCCTCCAATTTTTGCGCCGCTAAAATTTCCGCAAGTTCTTCCGGCGGAGTTTCGGGCACGGCGGGCTTCAACTGTTCATTCATACGATCGATTACTTCGCCGCTGCTTTTACAAACGCAAGG
The sequence above is a segment of the bacterium genome. Coding sequences within it:
- a CDS encoding DUF5715 family protein, which encodes MNEQLKPAVPETPPEELAEILAAQKLEAEWWKDAPVMQTEADIEHALGSGRAERVINGAFFRVSANVPEHFRVLDKETKKLLDEFAAEWGAELQRRNINPEGLFLVISSLARTAAYQEELRVKGYPGAEGSTHTKLGAFDIAVAWFEKNRPEVAAAVEDIAQKFFDEGRINLIREHTVGALHIARNPRASR